In Sorghum bicolor cultivar BTx623 chromosome 8, Sorghum_bicolor_NCBIv3, whole genome shotgun sequence, one genomic interval encodes:
- the LOC110437507 gene encoding zinc finger BED domain-containing protein RICESLEEPER 2-like, with protein sequence MAPRPSRGHAPLRNVAGGGGVQPSAAEGPLATTCDEWTGNDDFIATGLSPERDDDGRDPFDVFVDASGGGGSQPPVNDVDPVDAVDSNTHTMSTGVNGNGDGNATPSSGTCGKRQSKCWETFDEVFEMINGNRVRVKAICKICKKVLSGRSAAGTGHILRHAKGCLAKLDQQNKVQSRLAFSSDGALHNWNYDPTVARTELCRLIARLDLPLGFGDTDAFEEYIVRAHNPRFVRSSRRTTTRDLEKLFAERRAMIRNCVHASSSVALTSDIWSGNAKEDYICVVAHYVNSNWELQKKIIGLRLIEVKHNGENISAAIASVVEEYGLIDKIFSITLDNASSNAKAMETLTPMFAGYLGPDPAPDDDDPINRSYSLVHQRCACHIINLIVKSALKRIKPYIEDFRTAINFLNSSNQRVAMFKNYCEAKGMRPRKFGLDMDVRWNATYLMLKHLVPYREVFSVFINSNYGSALLSQAHWHVAEKILEFLELFYDCTVTLSGVYYPTSPLVLHHVLEIATHLHACERDLNLRAFVFPMQSKFLKYWKDIPMLYSFAFILDPRAKLRGMQRVLHLLHECSGTDYTAYYADVKTELHKLFEKYLRKYGASRNQRVAGPTPVTGKRKQAWGRIFGGSGLPGPSTASSSSQSTASELASYLDSDCITSYEDGFDIILWWRDHKLTYPILAIMARDIMSVPVSTCSSESCFSLSGRILEERRRSLKPEHVEMLTLLKDWELGEKREQHQAADNKEIEDAFENLFLDEPEVADEGTGS encoded by the coding sequence ACTTCATCGCTACTGGGCTGTCCCCGGAGAGGGACGATGACGGCCGTGACCCCTTTGATGTGTTTGTCGACGCATCCGGTGGCGGCGGGTCACAGCCTCCCGTGAACGACGTCGATCCCGTCGATGCGGTGGACTCCAACACCCACACCATGAGCACTGGTGTTAATGGTAATGGTGATGGTAATGCTACTCCTTCCTCTGGTACATGTGGTAAGCGACAGTCTAAGTGTTGGGAAACATTTGATGAGGTTTTTGAGATGATAAATGGTAATCGTGTGCGTGTTAAAGCTATCTGTAAGATTTGTAAAAAAGTTTTGAGTGGTAGATCTGCTGCTGGTACTGGTCATATTCTTAGGCACGCTAAAGGTTGCCTTGCTAAACTTGATCAGCAAAATAAGGTTCAGTCTCGACTAGCTTTTAGTTCTGATGGGGCTTTGCATAATTGGAACTATGATCCTACTGTTGCTAGAACTGAACTGTGTAGATTGATTGCTAGGCTTGATCTTCCTCTTGGTTTTGGTGACACTGATGCATTTGAAGAATACATTGTTCGTGCTCATAATCCAAGATTTGTTAGATCATCTAGAAGAACCACCACTAGAGATCTAGAGAAGTTATTTGCTGAACGTCGTGCTATGATTAGGAACTGTGTGCATGCTTCATCATCTGTTGCTTTGACTTCTGACATATGGTCTGGTAATGCTAAGGAGGATTACATATGTGTTGTTGCTCACTATGTAAATTCTAACTGGGAGTTGCAAAAGAAGATTATAGGTCTTAGGTTGATTGAAGTTAAGCATAATGGTGAAAACATTTCTGCTGCCATTGCATCTGTGGTTGAGGAATATGGCTTGATTGATAAGATCTTTTCTATCACTTTAGATAATGCATCTTCCAATGCTAAGGCAATGGAAACTTTGACACCCATGTTTGCTGGTTATCTTGGTCCTGACCCTGcacctgatgatgatgatcctaTTAATAGATCTTACAGTCTTGTGCATCAACGTTGTGCTTGTCACATTATTAATCTGATAGTTAAATCTGCACTAAAAAGAATCAAACCTTATATAGAGGACTTTAGAACTGCAATTAATTTCTTGAACTCCTCTAATCAAAGAGTTGCTATGTTTAAGAACTACTGTGAAGCTAAAGGTATGAGGCCTAGAAAATTTGGCTTAGACATGGATGTTAGATGGAATGCTACTTATCTCATGCTTAAACATTTGGTTCCTTATCGTGAAGTATTTTCTGTGTTCATAAATTCAAATTATGGTAGTGCCCTGTTGTCTCAAGCTCATTGGCATGTGGCTGAGAAAATATTGGAGTTCCTGGAACTCTTTTATGACTGTACTGTTACACTATCTGGTGTTTATTATCCTACCAGTCCTCTTGTTCTGCACCATGTTCTGGAGATTGCAACTCATTTACATGCTTGTGAAAGAGATCTTAATCTGAGAGCCTTTGTGTTTCCTATGCAAAGTAAGTTTCTTAAGTATTGGAAGGACATTCCTATGTTATATTCATTTGCATTCATTCTTGACCCTAGAGCTAAGCTCAGAGGTATGCAAAGGGTCCTCCATTTACTTCATGAATGTAGTGGTACTGATTACACTGCTTACTATGCTGATGTGAAAACTGAGTTGCATAAATTGTTTGAGAAATATTTGAGAAAGTATGGTGCATCTAGGAATCAAAGAGTTGCTGGTCCTACCCCAGTCACTGGTAAGAGAAAACAGGCTTGGGGGAGAATTTTTGGAGGATCAGGTCTACCTGGTCCTTCAACTGCCAGTTCTTCTTCTCAATCTACTGCTTCTGAACTTGCAAGCTATTTGGACAGCGACTGCATAACTTCTTATGAGGATGGTTTTGACATTATCCTATGGTGGCGTGATCACAAACTAACCTATCCCATCCTGGCTATTATGGCCAGAGATATCATGTCAGTTCCTGTTTCCACCTGTTCTTCAGAGTCTTGTTTCAGTTTATCTGGAAGGATCCTAGAAGAACGACGCCGAAGCTTGAAACCCGAACATGTGGAGATGCTAACCTTGTTGAAGGACTGGGAGCTAGGAGAGAAGAGGGAGCAACATCAAGCTGCTGATAACAAGGAAATCGAAGATGCCTTTGAGAATTTGTTCCTGGATGAACCTGAAGTTGCAGATGAGGGTACTGGTAGCTGA